A stretch of DNA from Ricinus communis isolate WT05 ecotype wild-type chromosome 4, ASM1957865v1, whole genome shotgun sequence:
TAAATAGTCGTTATGATGCACAGATTTCAGTTTTTGGATCTAAGCTCCAGAAGAAACTAGAGGATGCTAATGTGTTTATAGTAGGATCTGGTGCATTGGGTTGTGAATTCTTAAAGAATGTAGCCTTAATGGGTGTTTCATGTGGTAAACAAGGAAAGCTGACAATAACAGATGATGATGTAATTGAGAAGAGTAATCTAAGTAGGCAGTTTCTCTTCCGGGATTGGAACATTGGGCAGGCCAAATCGACGGTTGCTGCTTCTGCTGCTTCATCAATAAATCCTTCTATCAATATAGAAGCATTGCAAAACCGTGTCAGCCCTGAAACTGAGAATGTCTTTGATGATGTATTCTGGGAGAACTTAACTGTTGTTATAAATGCTTTAGACAATGTCAATGCAAGATTATATGTTGATCAAAGGTGCTTATACTTCCAGAAGCCACTTCTTGAGTCTGGAACCCTGGGCGCCAAATGCAACACCCAGATGGTCATTCCTCACCTGACTGAAAACTATGGTGCTTCTAGAGATCCACCTGAGAAGCAAGCACCCATGTGCACTGTCCATTCGTTCCCACACAATATTGACCACTGCTTGACTTGGGCTCGATCTGAGTTTGAGGGTTTGCTTGAGAAAACTCCAGCAGAAGTGAATGCCTATCTATCTAACCCAGTTGAATATACTGCTAGTATGGCCAATTCTGGTGACGCTCAGGCAAGGGATACCTTAGAACATGTTGTTGAGTTGCTTGACAAGGAAAAATGCGAGACATTCCAGGATTGCATTACATGGGCTCGTTTAAAGTATTCCCTTGATTTGATCTCTTGTTAACCTAATAATTCtgaaccctttttttttttttacacctctattatttttgacacCATGCTGCTTCTGTAATCAGGTTTGAAGATTATTTTGCTAATCGTGTAAAGCAGTTGATTTATACATTTCCTGAAGATGCCAGGACAAATACTGGGGCGCCTTTCTGGTCAGCCCCAAAGCGCTTTCCTCATCCGCTTGAGTTCTCAACTTCTGATCCTGGTCACCTCCATTTTGTCATGGCAGTATCTATACTAAGAGCAGAGGTTTTTGGCATTCCAGTTCCTGACTGGGTCAAGAATCCTAAGATGTTTGCTGAGGCTGTTGAGAAGGTTATAATACCAGACTTTGAGCCAAAGAAAGACGCCAAAATTGTAACGGACGAGAAAGCTACCAGTCTCTCTACTGCATCTGCAGATGATGGAGCAATTATCCATGAGCTAATCATGAAATTAGAGCACTGCAGGAGGCATCTGCCACCAGGATACAGGATGAAGCCGATTCAGTTTGAGAAGGTACAATTGCCAACTTACTTTAACCTATCTACTATTGATTTCTTTCACAATGGGAAGTGGTGATTGATCATTCTGCTTGACTATCAATCAAAAGCAGTTATGTTGCACCAATCTACTGTTGGTGAATGTGCAAAAAGTACTTAATATCTGTACTAAAAGAAGAGGGTGTTTAGTGCCATTTGTTATTTGTCTTTAGGCAGATTCAAGTTTTATGCAATAGGCCTTTTAGGTATGACATCTCACTTTTGTGAATCTACAGGATGACGATACAAACTTTCATATGGATATGATTGCTGGGCTTGCCAACATGAGAGCAAGAAACTACAGCATTCCTGAAGTTGATAAGCTGAAAGCCAAGTTTATTGCAGGAAGGATCATCCCTGCCATTGCGACATCGACAGCTATGGCAACGGGTCTTGTGTGCTTGGAGCTGTATAAAGTTCTTGGTGGGGGACACAAAGTGGAAGATTACCGAAATACCTTTGCCAACTTAGCATTACCTTTGTTCTCCATGGCTGAGCCAGTCCCACCAAAGGTTATCAAGCATCGAGACATGAGCTGGACTGTTTGGGACAGGTGGGTCCTAAAAGGCAATCCTACTTTAAGGGAACTCATTGAATGGCTCCAGGATAAAGGGCTGAATGCCTATAGCATCTCATGCGGTAGTTGCCTGCTCTTTAATAGCATGTTTCCTAAACACAGAGAAAGAATGGATAGGAAAATGGTGGATCTAGTTAGGGAAGTGGCAAAACTAGAACTGCCTCCATATCGTCAGCATTTCGATGTTGTTGTGGCTTGTGAAGATGATGAGGACAACGACGTCGACATTCCTACTGTATCGATTTACTTCCATTGAGTTGTATGCCTCATTTGCCAGCCTGGTCGGTCACTGGGGCCTGCAATGACTGCGACTGACTGTTCTCTTCCATCAGATGGTACTGTCTTACCATCTCAATGTTGTATCTTGAGTACAAAATAGTAACATTTTTCAAAGTTTCAGATACCCATATATACATGAAGTTCCAAAATTCGAATAATTGAGCATATGGTGTCCCCATTTGTTAACTGCACACATGCTTGTATTATCCATAGTTTGTACCCCCATGACATTTGGTGTATTTTAAGTCTTGTATCCTGTTCTTGGTTTAGTCAGGCCTATAATATGTAATACCGTTGGGGCCTTTTGTCCCCTTCATTCCAACTATCTTAtttgatgaaaaaaaaaaaatactcattaaattttctgttatttttgGGGATTTCTGCGTgggtttttaaaatttataaaaacaagATGGTTGctaattttcatataaataataaataaacaaataaaatctttaatcaGCCCTATAATATGTAATCcaaatttatttgtataagATAATGTTACCTTCGAGTGCGAATAtagtttttcttaattaatagtttattaggagctaataattaaaagaattcttCATTACCTACTAAtagaattttagtttttttaattttaatattagaatttttatccAAGTCTAACAATATATTAGAGATAGTAGCAAGAATTAATCTCATCTTAAAAATAACTTGTCAACACTTTTAAGTAGcacaaatatttattcttgagAATAAAAAGTGTtgaattcaaattattttttttgtattaagtgaatttttaattttattttcaattttatggcaaatataaatagataactattttttattttatagtttatgaCCCGTCTACTctctcataaattaaaaagaaatgacttattcaaaataaaacgaaaagaatattaatagcAAAATAATCTTCACCATTATAAAAATTGGCATATATATTAGGAATTGcaagtatttttttctaaaagaaggATTGAATTACTCGAGATGCTCTATTATATGGCATATCAATTGCTCATGAAATTTTGAGTTTGAAACGTAATTAGCATTTCGtgcttataaaataaaaccgtAATTAGCAAAGTGACTAACAAATCCAAATGTTGAAAATGGTAATATGATAAAGGTTGCAATGGCAGCCTGATATGTTTTTTGTTCACAACTGGATCACTTgtaagaaatttctttttatcagcCTTGATCAAAATTTGCATGATTATATATGACCCGTCTATTctctcataaattaaaaagaaatgacttattcaaaataaaacgaaaagaatattaatagcAAAATAATCTTCACCATTATAAAAATTGGCATATATATTAGGAATTGcaagtatttttttctaaaagaaggATTGAATTACTCGAGATGCTCTATTATATGGCATATCAATTGCTCGTGGAATTTTGAGTTTGAAACGTAATTAGCATTTCGtgcttataaaataaaaccgtAATTAGCAAAGTGACTAACAAATCCAAATGTTGAAAATGGTAATATGATAAAGGTTGCAACGGCAGCCTGATATGTTTTTTGTTCACAACTGGATCGCTTgtaagaaatttcttttttatcagcATTGATCAAAATTTGCATGATTATATATGACCCGTCTACTctctcataaattaaaaaaaaatgacttattcaaaataaaacgaaaagaatattaataacaaaataatcttcaccattataaaaattgacatatatattaGGAATTGcaagtatttttttctaaaagaaggATTGAATTACTCGAGATGCTCTATTATATGGCATATCAATTGCTCATGGAATTTTGAGTTTGAAACGTAATTAGCATTTCGtgcttataaaataaaaccgtAATTAGCAAAGTGACTAACAAATGCAAATGTTGAAAATGGTAATATGATAAAGGTTGCAACGGCAGCCTGATATGTTTTTTGTTCACAACTGGATCACTTgtaagaaatttctttttatcagcCTTGATCAAAATTTGCATGATTATATAGGAACCTACTTTGTGCTAACAAATTCTGCTCCAGCCGAATCCAATCCCAGAATCAGACCATCAGTTTTTATCAGCTCCCTCATCAAATTCAGCAGAGCCCACAACTCGGAAATCCAGTTGTTTCTGGTGCTTCAAACGACGGCGATCATCGAAAGCTTCCCATCCTTCAAACTGTAGGACTGCTGCTGTTAATTAAGTTATCACAGTGGTGTGAATTGGAAAGAACATATGCAGGAAGAAGGTAAACCTGACGGAGCATATCCGTTGTAATTTCTGTGTTATGGAGGTCCAGTGTTGACAGTTGCAGGCACATCTTGAATAGCGT
This window harbors:
- the LOC8266541 gene encoding ubiquitin-activating enzyme E1 1, with the protein product MILKLKLELGLGFIIIVLAPILVGLVVMDSKNIRFSRVLSIILISMGFCGLFGSLLHFMLPKKRPVEGQDLEQEEEKEDANKNNTITNIASSSTKKHRIDSCFVESTTPISSNSNGKANINNGGGSSSTTNSVIMAPGDVHQNDIDEDLHSRQLAVYGRETMRRLFASNVLVAGMQGLGAEIAKNLILAGVKSVTLHDEGAVELWDLSSNFTFSENDVGKNRALASLQKLQELNNAVVVSTLTTELTKEKLSDFQAVVFTDINLEKAYEFNDYCHSHQPPISFIKAEVRGLFGSVFCDFGPEFTVFDVDGEEPHTGIVASISNDNPALVSCVDDERLEFQDGDLVVFSEIHGMTELNDGKPRKIKNARPYSFTLDEDTTNFGTYEKGGIVTQVKPPKVLNFKPLREALKNPGDFLLSDFSKFDRPPLLHLAFQALDKFLSESGRFPVAGSEEDAQKLISLAININQSLGDGRVKDINPKLLQQFAFGARAVLNPMAAMFGGIVGQEVVKACSGKFHPLFQFFYFDSVESLPTEDLYPCDFQPLNSRYDAQISVFGSKLQKKLEDANVFIVGSGALGCEFLKNVALMGVSCGKQGKLTITDDDVIEKSNLSRQFLFRDWNIGQAKSTVAASAASSINPSINIEALQNRVSPETENVFDDVFWENLTVVINALDNVNARLYVDQRCLYFQKPLLESGTLGAKCNTQMVIPHLTENYGASRDPPEKQAPMCTVHSFPHNIDHCLTWARSEFEGLLEKTPAEVNAYLSNPVEYTASMANSGDAQARDTLEHVVELLDKEKCETFQDCITWARLKFEDYFANRVKQLIYTFPEDARTNTGAPFWSAPKRFPHPLEFSTSDPGHLHFVMAVSILRAEVFGIPVPDWVKNPKMFAEAVEKVIIPDFEPKKDAKIVTDEKATSLSTASADDGAIIHELIMKLEHCRRHLPPGYRMKPIQFEKDDDTNFHMDMIAGLANMRARNYSIPEVDKLKAKFIAGRIIPAIATSTAMATGLVCLELYKVLGGGHKVEDYRNTFANLALPLFSMAEPVPPKVIKHRDMSWTVWDRWVLKGNPTLRELIEWLQDKGLNAYSISCGSCLLFNSMFPKHRERMDRKMVDLVREVAKLELPPYRQHFDVVVACEDDEDNDVDIPTVSIYFH